A stretch of Henckelia pumila isolate YLH828 chromosome 4, ASM3356847v2, whole genome shotgun sequence DNA encodes these proteins:
- the LOC140864771 gene encoding uncharacterized protein isoform X2 has translation MTAVTFTSALKYNKFMGPAPGATSFPQVILTAATFNVSLFEAIGRVIFFSFFFTAQGVHLQKKEKGACAGALFIMSGETETGELHLGKFKWGHAFLSLNRMQGRILRLYMQLYIGLSRWKLNNNTDWDTSGC, from the exons ATGACAGCCGTGACGTTTACTTCTGCTTTGAAATACAACAAGTTTATGGGCCCGGCTCCAGGAGCCACTAGCTTCCCTCAAGTCATTCTCACTGCAGCAACTTTCAATGTATCCCTGTTTGAAGCCATTGGGAGGGTAATATTTTTTTCGTTCTTTTTTACTGCACAAGGCGTGCATctccaaaagaaagaaaaaggtgCGTGCGCGGGAGCTCTTTTTATAATGAG TGGAGAGACAGAAACTGGAGAGCTACATCTCGGGAAGTTCAAATGGGGACATGCGTTCTTATCCCTTAACAG GATGCAAGGCCGTATATTGAGGTTATATATGCAACTTTATATTGGCTTAAGCAGATGGAAGCTAAACAATAATACGGATT GGGATACAAGTGGATGTTAA
- the LOC140864771 gene encoding uncharacterized protein isoform X1 has protein sequence MTAVTFTSALKYNKFMGPAPGATSFPQVILTAATFNVSLFEAIGRVIFFSFFFTAQGVHLQKKEKGACAGALFIMSGETETGELHLGKFKWGHAFLSLNSIKHPYSPFCWNSSGVSESLVVVVVVTNALGRAGHFQI, from the exons ATGACAGCCGTGACGTTTACTTCTGCTTTGAAATACAACAAGTTTATGGGCCCGGCTCCAGGAGCCACTAGCTTCCCTCAAGTCATTCTCACTGCAGCAACTTTCAATGTATCCCTGTTTGAAGCCATTGGGAGGGTAATATTTTTTTCGTTCTTTTTTACTGCACAAGGCGTGCATctccaaaagaaagaaaaaggtgCGTGCGCGGGAGCTCTTTTTATAATGAG TGGAGAGACAGAAACTGGAGAGCTACATCTCGGGAAGTTCAAATGGGGACATGCGTTCTTATCCCTTAACAG TATAAAACATCCATATTCTCCATTTTGCTGGAATTCTAGTGGAGTGAGTGAGTCcttggtggtggtggtggtggtgacAAATGCGCTAGGAAGGGCAGgccattttcaaatttaa